In Odocoileus virginianus isolate 20LAN1187 ecotype Illinois chromosome 23, Ovbor_1.2, whole genome shotgun sequence, one DNA window encodes the following:
- the RAD52 gene encoding DNA repair protein RAD52 homolog isoform X2 encodes MSGTEEAVLGGRGSQPAGGSPVLCFGQYQYTVEEHQAIQNALRQRLGPEYISSRMAGGGQKVCYIEGHRVINLANEMFGYNGWAHSITQQNVGECASLPAIGQLPAGWAADFVDLNNGKFYVGVCAFVRVQLKDGSYHEDVGYGVSEGLKSKALSLEKARKEAVTDGLKRALSFGNALGNCILDKDYLRSLNKLPCQPPLEVDLTNAKRQDFEPSVEQARYSSCQQNVTLEPPKAREVTSPCRLSHSAGPHGVMQGDKETSSRSLVPGTTESEATLQRKLRQKQLQQQFREQMERQQQAATSALSAGRKDQGERLGAPLPGAAAQPPPVPPAKPSLPRTRSPSEPLTQRDLLPDSLEMWDMAMDAEDSMLKPLSKPEPPQTPTISILKNHMETQNRIPQSLCHQTPQAQSGPWHLQTSSLNQHATGDCDSSRKNQDMKKRKLDPS; translated from the exons ATGTCCGGGACCGAGGAAGCAGTCCTTGGAGGCCGTGGCAGCCAGCCTGCTGGGGGCAGCCCCGTGCTCTGCTTTGGTCAG TACCAGTACACAGTGGAAGAACACCAGGCCATCCAGAACGCCCTGAGGCAGAGGCTGGGCCCAGAGTACATCAGTAGCCGCATGGCTGGAGGAGGCCAGAAG gtGTGTTACATTGAGGGTCACAGGGTCATTAatctggccaatgagatgttCGGCTACAACGGCTGGGCTCACTCCATCACCCAGCAGAATGTGGGTGAGTGTGCGTCCCTTCCTGCCATCGGCCAGCTTCCAGCCGGATGGGCCGCGG ATTTTGTTGACCTTAACAATGGCAAGTTCTACGTGGGCGTCTGTGCGTTTGTGCGAGTCCAGCTGAAG GATGGCTCGTATCATGAAGACGTGGGCTACGGTGTCAGCGAGGGCCTCAAGTCAAAAGCCTTGTCCTTGGAAAAGGCCAGGAAGGAGGCAGTAACAGATGGGCTGAAGCGGGCGCTGAG TTTTGGGAACGCACTTGGAAACTGTATTCTGGACAAAGACTATCTGAGGTCACTGAACAAGCTTCCATGCCAG CCGCCTCTTGAAGTGGATTTAACTAATGCAAAGAGACAAGATTTTGAACCATCTGTTGAACAAGCCAGATACAGCAGCTGCCAGCAGAATGTGACTCTGGAACCCCCTAAAGCCCGGGAGGTGACCTCACCGTGCAGACTGAGCCACTCAGCTGGCCCCCACGGTGTGATGCAGGGGGACAAGGAGACCAGCTCCCG AAGCCTGGTCCCCGGCACCACGGAGAGCGAAGCCACGCTCCAGCGGAAGCTCCGGCagaagcagctgcagcagcagttCCGGGAACAGATGGAGAGACAGCAGCAGGCTGCCACCTCTGCCCTGTCTGCCGGAAGGAAGGACCAGGGTGAGAGGCTGGGGGCACCTCTGCCTGGAGCAGCAG CGCAGCCGCCACCAGTGCCTCCTGCCAAGCCCAGCCTCCCCAGGACCCGCTCACCTTCGGAGCCACTCACCCAGAGAGACCTGCTGCCAG ACAGTCTTGAAATGTGGGACATGGCTATGGATGCAGAGGACAGCATGCTCAAGCCCTTGTCGAAACCAGAACCACCACAGACCCCTACCATCTCCATCCTGAAGAACCACATGGAGACCCAGAACAGGATTCCACAAAGCCTTTGCCACCAGACTCCACAGGCACAATCTGGACCCTGGCACCTCCAAACTTCCAGCCTTAACCAACACGCCACAG GGGACTGTGATTCCTCTAGGAAGAATCAGGACATGAAGAAGAGGAAACTGGATCCATCTTAA
- the RAD52 gene encoding DNA repair protein RAD52 homolog isoform X4: protein MSGTEEAVLGGRGSQPAGGSPVLCFGQYQYTVEEHQAIQNALRQRLGPEYISSRMAGGGQKVCYIEGHRVINLANEMFGYNGWAHSITQQNVDFVDLNNGKFYVGVCAFVRVQLKDGSYHEDVGYGVSEGLKSKALSLEKARKEAVTDGLKRALRSFGNALGNCILDKDYLRSLNKLPCQPPLEVDLTNAKRQDFEPSVEQARYSSCQQNVTLEPPKAREVTSPCRLSHSAGPHGVMQGDKETSSRSLVPGTTESEATLQRKLRQKQLQQQFREQMERQQQAATSALSAGRKDQGERLGAPLPGAAAQPPPVPPAKPSLPRTRSPSEPLTQRDLLPDSLEMWDMAMDAEDSMLKPLSKPEPPQTPTISILKNHMETQNRIPQSLCHQTPQAQSGPWHLQTSSLNQHATGDCDSSRKNQDMKKRKLDPS, encoded by the exons ATGTCCGGGACCGAGGAAGCAGTCCTTGGAGGCCGTGGCAGCCAGCCTGCTGGGGGCAGCCCCGTGCTCTGCTTTGGTCAG TACCAGTACACAGTGGAAGAACACCAGGCCATCCAGAACGCCCTGAGGCAGAGGCTGGGCCCAGAGTACATCAGTAGCCGCATGGCTGGAGGAGGCCAGAAG gtGTGTTACATTGAGGGTCACAGGGTCATTAatctggccaatgagatgttCGGCTACAACGGCTGGGCTCACTCCATCACCCAGCAGAATGTGG ATTTTGTTGACCTTAACAATGGCAAGTTCTACGTGGGCGTCTGTGCGTTTGTGCGAGTCCAGCTGAAG GATGGCTCGTATCATGAAGACGTGGGCTACGGTGTCAGCGAGGGCCTCAAGTCAAAAGCCTTGTCCTTGGAAAAGGCCAGGAAGGAGGCAGTAACAGATGGGCTGAAGCGGGCGCTGAG AAGTTTTGGGAACGCACTTGGAAACTGTATTCTGGACAAAGACTATCTGAGGTCACTGAACAAGCTTCCATGCCAG CCGCCTCTTGAAGTGGATTTAACTAATGCAAAGAGACAAGATTTTGAACCATCTGTTGAACAAGCCAGATACAGCAGCTGCCAGCAGAATGTGACTCTGGAACCCCCTAAAGCCCGGGAGGTGACCTCACCGTGCAGACTGAGCCACTCAGCTGGCCCCCACGGTGTGATGCAGGGGGACAAGGAGACCAGCTCCCG AAGCCTGGTCCCCGGCACCACGGAGAGCGAAGCCACGCTCCAGCGGAAGCTCCGGCagaagcagctgcagcagcagttCCGGGAACAGATGGAGAGACAGCAGCAGGCTGCCACCTCTGCCCTGTCTGCCGGAAGGAAGGACCAGGGTGAGAGGCTGGGGGCACCTCTGCCTGGAGCAGCAG CGCAGCCGCCACCAGTGCCTCCTGCCAAGCCCAGCCTCCCCAGGACCCGCTCACCTTCGGAGCCACTCACCCAGAGAGACCTGCTGCCAG ACAGTCTTGAAATGTGGGACATGGCTATGGATGCAGAGGACAGCATGCTCAAGCCCTTGTCGAAACCAGAACCACCACAGACCCCTACCATCTCCATCCTGAAGAACCACATGGAGACCCAGAACAGGATTCCACAAAGCCTTTGCCACCAGACTCCACAGGCACAATCTGGACCCTGGCACCTCCAAACTTCCAGCCTTAACCAACACGCCACAG GGGACTGTGATTCCTCTAGGAAGAATCAGGACATGAAGAAGAGGAAACTGGATCCATCTTAA
- the RAD52 gene encoding DNA repair protein RAD52 homolog isoform X5 codes for MSGTEEAVLGGRGSQPAGGSPVLCFGQYQYTVEEHQAIQNALRQRLGPEYISSRMAGGGQKVCYIEGHRVINLANEMFGYNGWAHSITQQNVDFVDLNNGKFYVGVCAFVRVQLKDGSYHEDVGYGVSEGLKSKALSLEKARKEAVTDGLKRALRSFGNALGNCILDKDYLRSLNKLPCQPPLEVDLTNAKRQDFEPSVEQARYSSCQQNVTLEPPKAREVTSPCRLSHSAGPHGVMQGDKETSSRSLVPGTTESEATLQRKLRQKQLQQQFREQMERQQQAATSALSAGRKDQAQPPPVPPAKPSLPRTRSPSEPLTQRDLLPDSLEMWDMAMDAEDSMLKPLSKPEPPQTPTISILKNHMETQNRIPQSLCHQTPQAQSGPWHLQTSSLNQHATGDCDSSRKNQDMKKRKLDPS; via the exons ATGTCCGGGACCGAGGAAGCAGTCCTTGGAGGCCGTGGCAGCCAGCCTGCTGGGGGCAGCCCCGTGCTCTGCTTTGGTCAG TACCAGTACACAGTGGAAGAACACCAGGCCATCCAGAACGCCCTGAGGCAGAGGCTGGGCCCAGAGTACATCAGTAGCCGCATGGCTGGAGGAGGCCAGAAG gtGTGTTACATTGAGGGTCACAGGGTCATTAatctggccaatgagatgttCGGCTACAACGGCTGGGCTCACTCCATCACCCAGCAGAATGTGG ATTTTGTTGACCTTAACAATGGCAAGTTCTACGTGGGCGTCTGTGCGTTTGTGCGAGTCCAGCTGAAG GATGGCTCGTATCATGAAGACGTGGGCTACGGTGTCAGCGAGGGCCTCAAGTCAAAAGCCTTGTCCTTGGAAAAGGCCAGGAAGGAGGCAGTAACAGATGGGCTGAAGCGGGCGCTGAG AAGTTTTGGGAACGCACTTGGAAACTGTATTCTGGACAAAGACTATCTGAGGTCACTGAACAAGCTTCCATGCCAG CCGCCTCTTGAAGTGGATTTAACTAATGCAAAGAGACAAGATTTTGAACCATCTGTTGAACAAGCCAGATACAGCAGCTGCCAGCAGAATGTGACTCTGGAACCCCCTAAAGCCCGGGAGGTGACCTCACCGTGCAGACTGAGCCACTCAGCTGGCCCCCACGGTGTGATGCAGGGGGACAAGGAGACCAGCTCCCG AAGCCTGGTCCCCGGCACCACGGAGAGCGAAGCCACGCTCCAGCGGAAGCTCCGGCagaagcagctgcagcagcagttCCGGGAACAGATGGAGAGACAGCAGCAGGCTGCCACCTCTGCCCTGTCTGCCGGAAGGAAGGACCAGG CGCAGCCGCCACCAGTGCCTCCTGCCAAGCCCAGCCTCCCCAGGACCCGCTCACCTTCGGAGCCACTCACCCAGAGAGACCTGCTGCCAG ACAGTCTTGAAATGTGGGACATGGCTATGGATGCAGAGGACAGCATGCTCAAGCCCTTGTCGAAACCAGAACCACCACAGACCCCTACCATCTCCATCCTGAAGAACCACATGGAGACCCAGAACAGGATTCCACAAAGCCTTTGCCACCAGACTCCACAGGCACAATCTGGACCCTGGCACCTCCAAACTTCCAGCCTTAACCAACACGCCACAG GGGACTGTGATTCCTCTAGGAAGAATCAGGACATGAAGAAGAGGAAACTGGATCCATCTTAA
- the RAD52 gene encoding DNA repair protein RAD52 homolog isoform X1, whose translation MSGTEEAVLGGRGSQPAGGSPVLCFGQYQYTVEEHQAIQNALRQRLGPEYISSRMAGGGQKVCYIEGHRVINLANEMFGYNGWAHSITQQNVGECASLPAIGQLPAGWAADFVDLNNGKFYVGVCAFVRVQLKDGSYHEDVGYGVSEGLKSKALSLEKARKEAVTDGLKRALRSFGNALGNCILDKDYLRSLNKLPCQPPLEVDLTNAKRQDFEPSVEQARYSSCQQNVTLEPPKAREVTSPCRLSHSAGPHGVMQGDKETSSRSLVPGTTESEATLQRKLRQKQLQQQFREQMERQQQAATSALSAGRKDQGERLGAPLPGAAAQPPPVPPAKPSLPRTRSPSEPLTQRDLLPDSLEMWDMAMDAEDSMLKPLSKPEPPQTPTISILKNHMETQNRIPQSLCHQTPQAQSGPWHLQTSSLNQHATGDCDSSRKNQDMKKRKLDPS comes from the exons ATGTCCGGGACCGAGGAAGCAGTCCTTGGAGGCCGTGGCAGCCAGCCTGCTGGGGGCAGCCCCGTGCTCTGCTTTGGTCAG TACCAGTACACAGTGGAAGAACACCAGGCCATCCAGAACGCCCTGAGGCAGAGGCTGGGCCCAGAGTACATCAGTAGCCGCATGGCTGGAGGAGGCCAGAAG gtGTGTTACATTGAGGGTCACAGGGTCATTAatctggccaatgagatgttCGGCTACAACGGCTGGGCTCACTCCATCACCCAGCAGAATGTGGGTGAGTGTGCGTCCCTTCCTGCCATCGGCCAGCTTCCAGCCGGATGGGCCGCGG ATTTTGTTGACCTTAACAATGGCAAGTTCTACGTGGGCGTCTGTGCGTTTGTGCGAGTCCAGCTGAAG GATGGCTCGTATCATGAAGACGTGGGCTACGGTGTCAGCGAGGGCCTCAAGTCAAAAGCCTTGTCCTTGGAAAAGGCCAGGAAGGAGGCAGTAACAGATGGGCTGAAGCGGGCGCTGAG AAGTTTTGGGAACGCACTTGGAAACTGTATTCTGGACAAAGACTATCTGAGGTCACTGAACAAGCTTCCATGCCAG CCGCCTCTTGAAGTGGATTTAACTAATGCAAAGAGACAAGATTTTGAACCATCTGTTGAACAAGCCAGATACAGCAGCTGCCAGCAGAATGTGACTCTGGAACCCCCTAAAGCCCGGGAGGTGACCTCACCGTGCAGACTGAGCCACTCAGCTGGCCCCCACGGTGTGATGCAGGGGGACAAGGAGACCAGCTCCCG AAGCCTGGTCCCCGGCACCACGGAGAGCGAAGCCACGCTCCAGCGGAAGCTCCGGCagaagcagctgcagcagcagttCCGGGAACAGATGGAGAGACAGCAGCAGGCTGCCACCTCTGCCCTGTCTGCCGGAAGGAAGGACCAGGGTGAGAGGCTGGGGGCACCTCTGCCTGGAGCAGCAG CGCAGCCGCCACCAGTGCCTCCTGCCAAGCCCAGCCTCCCCAGGACCCGCTCACCTTCGGAGCCACTCACCCAGAGAGACCTGCTGCCAG ACAGTCTTGAAATGTGGGACATGGCTATGGATGCAGAGGACAGCATGCTCAAGCCCTTGTCGAAACCAGAACCACCACAGACCCCTACCATCTCCATCCTGAAGAACCACATGGAGACCCAGAACAGGATTCCACAAAGCCTTTGCCACCAGACTCCACAGGCACAATCTGGACCCTGGCACCTCCAAACTTCCAGCCTTAACCAACACGCCACAG GGGACTGTGATTCCTCTAGGAAGAATCAGGACATGAAGAAGAGGAAACTGGATCCATCTTAA
- the RAD52 gene encoding DNA repair protein RAD52 homolog isoform X3 codes for MSGTEEAVLGGRGSQPAGGSPVLCFGQYQYTVEEHQAIQNALRQRLGPEYISSRMAGGGQKVCYIEGHRVINLANEMFGYNGWAHSITQQNVGECASLPAIGQLPAGWAADFVDLNNGKFYVGVCAFVRVQLKDGSYHEDVGYGVSEGLKSKALSLEKARKEAVTDGLKRALRSFGNALGNCILDKDYLRSLNKLPCQPPLEVDLTNAKRQDFEPSVEQARYSSCQQNVTLEPPKAREVTSPCRLSHSAGPHGVMQGDKETSSRSLVPGTTESEATLQRKLRQKQLQQQFREQMERQQQAATSALSAGRKDQAQPPPVPPAKPSLPRTRSPSEPLTQRDLLPDSLEMWDMAMDAEDSMLKPLSKPEPPQTPTISILKNHMETQNRIPQSLCHQTPQAQSGPWHLQTSSLNQHATGDCDSSRKNQDMKKRKLDPS; via the exons ATGTCCGGGACCGAGGAAGCAGTCCTTGGAGGCCGTGGCAGCCAGCCTGCTGGGGGCAGCCCCGTGCTCTGCTTTGGTCAG TACCAGTACACAGTGGAAGAACACCAGGCCATCCAGAACGCCCTGAGGCAGAGGCTGGGCCCAGAGTACATCAGTAGCCGCATGGCTGGAGGAGGCCAGAAG gtGTGTTACATTGAGGGTCACAGGGTCATTAatctggccaatgagatgttCGGCTACAACGGCTGGGCTCACTCCATCACCCAGCAGAATGTGGGTGAGTGTGCGTCCCTTCCTGCCATCGGCCAGCTTCCAGCCGGATGGGCCGCGG ATTTTGTTGACCTTAACAATGGCAAGTTCTACGTGGGCGTCTGTGCGTTTGTGCGAGTCCAGCTGAAG GATGGCTCGTATCATGAAGACGTGGGCTACGGTGTCAGCGAGGGCCTCAAGTCAAAAGCCTTGTCCTTGGAAAAGGCCAGGAAGGAGGCAGTAACAGATGGGCTGAAGCGGGCGCTGAG AAGTTTTGGGAACGCACTTGGAAACTGTATTCTGGACAAAGACTATCTGAGGTCACTGAACAAGCTTCCATGCCAG CCGCCTCTTGAAGTGGATTTAACTAATGCAAAGAGACAAGATTTTGAACCATCTGTTGAACAAGCCAGATACAGCAGCTGCCAGCAGAATGTGACTCTGGAACCCCCTAAAGCCCGGGAGGTGACCTCACCGTGCAGACTGAGCCACTCAGCTGGCCCCCACGGTGTGATGCAGGGGGACAAGGAGACCAGCTCCCG AAGCCTGGTCCCCGGCACCACGGAGAGCGAAGCCACGCTCCAGCGGAAGCTCCGGCagaagcagctgcagcagcagttCCGGGAACAGATGGAGAGACAGCAGCAGGCTGCCACCTCTGCCCTGTCTGCCGGAAGGAAGGACCAGG CGCAGCCGCCACCAGTGCCTCCTGCCAAGCCCAGCCTCCCCAGGACCCGCTCACCTTCGGAGCCACTCACCCAGAGAGACCTGCTGCCAG ACAGTCTTGAAATGTGGGACATGGCTATGGATGCAGAGGACAGCATGCTCAAGCCCTTGTCGAAACCAGAACCACCACAGACCCCTACCATCTCCATCCTGAAGAACCACATGGAGACCCAGAACAGGATTCCACAAAGCCTTTGCCACCAGACTCCACAGGCACAATCTGGACCCTGGCACCTCCAAACTTCCAGCCTTAACCAACACGCCACAG GGGACTGTGATTCCTCTAGGAAGAATCAGGACATGAAGAAGAGGAAACTGGATCCATCTTAA